In Trichocoleus desertorum ATA4-8-CV12, the following are encoded in one genomic region:
- a CDS encoding class I SAM-dependent methyltransferase — protein MSDSQTVSAAVAKLYDTYPFPPEPLLDEPPPGYNWRWNWLAAYNFCTGQKPQKQNVRILDAGCGSGVGTEYLVHLNPEAQVVGIDLSAGTLAVAKERCQRSGADRVEFHHLSIYDVDQVPGEFDLINCVGVLHHLPDPIRGIQALAPKLAPGGLMHIFVYAELGRWEIQLMQKAIALLQGDRQGDYKDGVQVGRQIFAALPENNRLGKREQERWSLENQKDECFADMYVHPQEVDYNIETLFELIDASGLEFLGFSNPRQWQLERLLSKAPELVERAQGLSDREKYRLIELLDPESVTHYEFFLARPPLAKADWSEDATLLAAIPERSPCMDGWPSQCLFNYDYQITNLSAAEFEFIQACDANTAQQRTVQEILTELPLKVDQVRSLVNQQLILLTPGQQTAQH, from the coding sequence ATGTCAGATTCTCAAACGGTTAGTGCTGCGGTTGCCAAACTCTACGATACTTACCCATTTCCCCCAGAGCCGCTTCTGGATGAACCACCTCCGGGCTACAACTGGCGTTGGAATTGGTTGGCAGCCTACAACTTTTGCACTGGGCAAAAACCTCAAAAGCAGAACGTGCGGATTCTGGATGCAGGCTGTGGCTCTGGCGTGGGCACCGAATATTTAGTGCATTTGAATCCAGAAGCTCAAGTGGTTGGGATAGATCTCAGCGCTGGGACGCTCGCAGTTGCCAAGGAGCGGTGTCAGCGCTCCGGCGCCGATCGCGTGGAGTTTCACCACCTCAGCATTTATGACGTGGATCAAGTCCCTGGAGAATTTGATCTGATTAACTGTGTGGGCGTGCTGCACCACCTGCCCGATCCGATTCGCGGCATTCAGGCGCTGGCTCCTAAGCTAGCTCCCGGCGGCTTAATGCATATTTTCGTCTACGCAGAGCTAGGGCGCTGGGAAATTCAATTGATGCAAAAAGCGATCGCGCTACTACAAGGCGATCGCCAGGGTGACTACAAAGATGGAGTCCAAGTCGGTCGGCAAATTTTTGCGGCCCTACCCGAAAACAATCGCCTGGGGAAGCGAGAACAAGAACGCTGGTCGCTAGAAAACCAGAAAGATGAGTGCTTCGCAGATATGTACGTGCATCCGCAAGAGGTGGACTACAACATTGAAACTTTGTTTGAGCTCATTGATGCTTCGGGTTTGGAGTTTCTCGGTTTCTCAAATCCTCGGCAGTGGCAGCTAGAGCGACTACTGAGCAAAGCACCCGAACTGGTTGAACGGGCTCAAGGACTGAGCGATCGCGAAAAGTACCGCCTCATCGAACTGCTCGACCCTGAATCAGTCACCCACTACGAATTTTTCTTGGCACGCCCGCCACTCGCCAAAGCAGATTGGTCAGAAGATGCCACTCTATTAGCTGCAATTCCAGAACGTAGTCCCTGTATGGATGGCTGGCCCAGCCAATGCTTGTTTAATTACGACTATCAAATTACGAATTTATCGGCAGCAGAGTTTGAATTTATTCAAGCTTGCGATGCCAACACGGCCCAACAGCGCACCGTTCAAGAGATTTTGACCGAGCTACCATTAAAAGTGGATCAAGTGCGATCGCTAGTCAACCAGCAATTAATTTTGCTCACTCCAGGACAACAGACAGCGCAGCATTAG
- a CDS encoding phycobilisome rod-core linker polypeptide: protein MSVKASGGSSVARPQLYQTVPVATISQAEQQDRFLGTTELGELTSYFNSGLKRLEIAETLTQNSEIIVSRAANRIFVGGSPMAFLEKPRETAMATAGGMEVGDVREAMKLGTATYVSSGGGFLEGLRSLFSASGGGPAPANFRPINVARYGPSNMQKSLRDLSWFLRYVTYAIVAGDPNIIAVNTRGLREIIENACSGEATIVALQEMRQAALGYFRKDADGTNVVSQYFDVLINEFKAPSPSDKIRQRQSGDLQGLQLPQIYFNAAERRPKFAMKPGLSALEKQDIVKAAYRQVFERDITRAYSLSISDLESKVKNGDISMKEFVRRLGKSPLYRKNFFEPYINSRALELAFRHFLGRGPGSREEVQNYFSIVSKGGLAALVDALVDSPEYSDYFGEETVPYLRGLGQEAQECRNWGPQQDLFNYSAPFRKVPQFLTTFAGYDRPLPDQHPYGSGNDPLEIQFGAIFPKETRNPSASPAPFGKDTRRILINRGPGINNQLSNPAARGVAPGTLGPKVFKLDQLPSFSGKRYNQNASVKFAESSTQKVIRAAYLQVFGRDVYEGQRLKVSEIKLENGEITVREFVRQLAKSDLFRKLYWTSLYVTKAIEYIHRRLLGRPTYGRQETNKYFDICAKKGFYALIDAILDSPEYSEAFGEDTIPYERYVTPSGLALRSVRVGSIGETGAKVQTDETPRFVELGEVKQERTEPDLQFRINQGVNKQREQTKVFKLTTTTDKTALPVLIRAAYRQIFERDINPYIVRNEFSALESKLGNGEINLKEFIEALGGSRLYIKEFYTPYPNTKVIELGTKHFLGRAPKDQAEIRKYNQILASEGIRGFVGAMVNSAEYGQLFGEDTVPYRRFPTLPAANFPNTERLYNQLTKQNDDLVVPSFEPVKSRMDITKMPLMSKSMADLATKARQMDKTQPLFLELGRSFTNGSGQSVEVGVGTSRRKPARIYRMNPGMDQAETANVINAIYCQVLDVFSGQVPAEFRRSELESKLRNSEISVREFVRTLASSDIYRRRFYTPYPNTKVIEFLFRHLLGRAPATQAEIRQYNKLLADQGLKAAVEAMIDSPEYARYFGEDVAPYKRFPTLPAGNYLGSIKADADLVKQPWSDLSPSNLGGRSRDV, encoded by the coding sequence ATGAGTGTTAAGGCAAGTGGTGGAAGCTCGGTTGCGCGCCCGCAACTTTATCAAACCGTACCAGTTGCAACAATTTCGCAAGCTGAACAGCAAGACCGCTTTTTAGGCACGACCGAGTTGGGCGAGCTAACGAGCTACTTCAACTCTGGACTCAAACGCCTCGAAATTGCAGAAACGTTAACTCAAAATTCAGAAATTATCGTTTCTCGCGCCGCCAACCGCATTTTCGTGGGTGGTTCACCGATGGCTTTCTTGGAGAAGCCTAGGGAAACCGCGATGGCGACTGCGGGTGGCATGGAAGTTGGTGATGTTCGAGAAGCAATGAAGCTGGGTACTGCAACTTATGTATCCAGTGGTGGTGGCTTCCTAGAGGGATTGCGATCGCTATTTAGCGCTTCTGGTGGTGGCCCAGCCCCAGCAAACTTTAGGCCCATCAACGTCGCCCGTTATGGTCCTAGCAATATGCAAAAGTCTCTCAGAGACTTGAGCTGGTTCCTACGCTACGTGACCTATGCGATCGTCGCAGGCGATCCCAATATCATTGCAGTCAACACCCGTGGCTTGCGAGAAATCATTGAGAACGCTTGCTCTGGTGAAGCAACCATTGTGGCGTTGCAAGAAATGCGCCAAGCAGCCTTGGGTTACTTCCGCAAAGATGCAGACGGAACCAATGTTGTCAGCCAGTACTTTGATGTCTTAATCAATGAATTTAAGGCTCCTAGTCCCTCTGACAAGATCCGTCAACGCCAATCTGGGGATTTGCAAGGGCTACAACTGCCTCAGATTTATTTCAATGCTGCAGAGCGCCGACCCAAGTTTGCAATGAAACCGGGTCTTTCAGCGCTTGAGAAGCAAGACATTGTCAAAGCTGCATATCGCCAAGTTTTCGAGCGTGATATTACCCGCGCTTATTCATTGTCTATTTCTGACCTAGAGTCCAAGGTCAAGAATGGCGATATTTCCATGAAGGAATTTGTTCGCCGTTTAGGTAAATCACCTCTATATCGCAAAAACTTTTTTGAACCCTATATCAACAGCCGGGCTCTAGAATTGGCTTTCCGTCACTTCTTGGGTCGGGGTCCGGGTAGCCGAGAAGAAGTACAGAATTACTTCTCCATCGTTTCTAAGGGTGGTCTGGCGGCTCTTGTAGACGCCTTGGTAGACTCTCCGGAATACTCTGACTATTTTGGAGAAGAAACCGTACCTTACCTGCGTGGTTTAGGTCAAGAAGCTCAAGAGTGTCGCAATTGGGGACCGCAGCAAGACCTGTTTAACTACAGCGCTCCTTTCCGCAAGGTGCCTCAGTTCCTCACTACCTTTGCTGGGTACGATCGCCCACTACCTGACCAACACCCCTATGGTTCTGGTAACGATCCGCTGGAAATCCAATTCGGTGCCATTTTCCCGAAAGAGACTCGCAATCCTAGCGCTAGCCCTGCGCCTTTCGGCAAAGATACTCGCCGGATTTTGATCAACCGGGGTCCTGGCATCAATAATCAACTCAGCAACCCAGCTGCACGAGGTGTTGCACCTGGAACCCTAGGGCCTAAGGTATTCAAGCTGGATCAACTGCCCAGCTTCAGTGGCAAGCGTTATAACCAAAACGCCAGCGTCAAGTTTGCCGAAAGCTCTACCCAGAAAGTAATTCGAGCAGCTTACTTACAAGTTTTTGGTCGCGATGTGTACGAAGGCCAACGCCTCAAAGTCTCGGAAATCAAGCTGGAGAACGGCGAGATTACAGTCCGGGAGTTTGTCCGTCAGTTGGCGAAGTCTGATCTCTTCCGCAAGCTTTACTGGACCTCGCTTTACGTCACCAAGGCAATTGAATACATCCATCGCCGCTTGTTAGGTCGTCCTACTTATGGTCGTCAAGAAACCAATAAGTACTTCGACATCTGTGCCAAGAAGGGTTTCTACGCTCTGATCGATGCCATCCTCGACAGCCCAGAGTACAGCGAAGCTTTTGGGGAAGATACGATTCCTTACGAGCGCTATGTCACCCCTAGTGGCTTAGCTCTTCGGTCTGTGCGGGTTGGTAGTATCGGTGAAACTGGCGCGAAGGTCCAGACTGATGAAACTCCAAGATTTGTAGAGCTAGGTGAAGTTAAGCAAGAACGAACAGAGCCCGATCTACAATTCCGCATCAACCAAGGGGTCAACAAGCAACGCGAACAGACGAAAGTCTTCAAGCTAACTACCACCACGGATAAAACAGCTCTACCCGTTCTTATTCGTGCGGCTTATCGGCAAATCTTTGAGCGTGACATTAATCCGTACATTGTGCGGAACGAGTTCAGCGCTCTAGAAAGCAAGCTCGGTAACGGCGAGATCAACCTCAAGGAATTTATTGAAGCCTTGGGTGGTTCCAGACTGTACATCAAAGAGTTCTATACTCCTTACCCCAACACCAAGGTCATCGAGTTAGGAACCAAGCACTTCTTGGGCCGCGCTCCTAAAGACCAAGCCGAAATTCGCAAGTACAACCAAATCTTGGCGTCTGAAGGCATCCGGGGCTTTGTTGGTGCCATGGTCAACAGTGCTGAGTATGGACAGCTCTTTGGTGAAGACACGGTGCCCTATCGCCGCTTCCCCACTTTGCCTGCTGCCAACTTCCCCAACACTGAAAGGCTCTACAACCAACTCACCAAGCAAAACGATGACTTGGTTGTACCCAGCTTTGAGCCAGTCAAGTCTCGCATGGACATCACTAAGATGCCATTGATGTCTAAGAGCATGGCTGATTTGGCTACCAAAGCTCGTCAGATGGACAAAACGCAGCCTCTATTCCTAGAGTTGGGTCGCTCCTTTACCAATGGATCGGGTCAATCTGTGGAAGTAGGCGTGGGTACTTCTCGCCGCAAACCTGCCCGGATTTATCGCATGAATCCAGGTATGGATCAGGCGGAAACAGCTAACGTAATTAATGCCATCTACTGCCAAGTTTTGGATGTATTTAGCGGCCAAGTTCCAGCAGAATTCCGTCGTTCTGAGTTGGAAAGCAAACTGCGGAACAGCGAAATTTCTGTGCGGGAGTTTGTACGGACTTTAGCTAGCTCTGACATTTACCGTCGCCGCTTCTACACCCCCTATCCCAACACTAAGGTGATTGAGTTCCTCTTCCGTCACCTCCTAGGTCGCGCTCCAGCGACTCAGGCAGAGATTCGTCAGTACAACAAGCTGTTGGCTGACCAAGGTCTCAAGGCTGCGGTAGAAGCAATGATAGATAGCCCAGAATACGCTCGTTACTTCGGTGAGGATGTAGCGCCCTATAAGCGCTTCCCCACCCTTCCCGCTGGTAATTACTTGGGCAGTATCAAGGCGGATGCTGACCTAGTGAAGCAGCCCTGGTCTGACCTATCTCCGTCGAACCTAGGTGGTCGTTCTCGCGACGTTTAG
- the apcA gene encoding allophycocyanin subunit alpha — protein MSIVTKSIVNADAEARYLSPGELDRIKSFVTSGERRLRIAQVLTDSRERIVKQAGDQLFQKRPDVVSPGGNAYGEELTATCLRDLDYYLRLVTYGIVSGDVTPIEEIGIVGVREMYKSLGTPVDGVAEGIRGLKNVATSLLSGEDAAEAGSYFDYVIGAMQ, from the coding sequence ATGAGTATTGTCACGAAATCCATCGTGAATGCTGATGCTGAAGCTCGCTACCTCAGCCCTGGTGAACTAGATCGGATCAAGAGCTTTGTGACCTCTGGTGAGCGTCGTCTTCGCATTGCTCAAGTTTTGACTGATTCTCGTGAGCGCATCGTTAAGCAAGCTGGCGACCAACTGTTCCAAAAGCGCCCTGATGTTGTTTCTCCTGGTGGAAACGCTTACGGTGAAGAGCTAACTGCTACTTGCCTGCGTGACCTCGACTACTACCTCCGTCTAGTGACCTACGGAATCGTTTCTGGCGATGTGACCCCCATCGAAGAAATCGGTATCGTTGGTGTTCGTGAGATGTACAAGTCTCTGGGTACTCCCGTTGATGGCGTTGCTGAAGGTATCCGCGGCCTGAAGAACGTTGCTACTTCTCTGTTGTCTGGTGAAGACGCTGCTGAAGCTGGCTCCTACTTCGACTACGTGATCGGTGCAATGCAGTAA
- the apcB gene encoding allophycocyanin subunit beta codes for MQDAITAVINSSDVQGKYLDTSSLEKLKGYFQSGELRVRAATTISANAAAIVKEAVAKSLLYSDITRPGGNMYTTRRYAACIRDLDYYLRYATYAMLAGDPSILDERVLNGLKETYNSLGVPIAATVQAIQAIKEVTASLVGADAGKEMGVYLDYISSGLS; via the coding sequence ATGCAAGACGCAATTACTGCTGTTATTAACTCTTCTGACGTTCAAGGTAAGTACCTAGACACCTCTTCTTTGGAGAAGCTCAAGGGCTACTTCCAAAGCGGTGAACTGCGCGTTCGTGCAGCTACCACCATCAGCGCTAACGCAGCTGCGATCGTGAAGGAAGCTGTGGCTAAGTCTTTGTTGTACTCTGATATCACCCGTCCCGGTGGTAACATGTACACCACTCGTCGCTATGCTGCTTGCATCCGCGACCTCGACTACTACCTACGCTATGCTACCTACGCTATGCTAGCTGGCGATCCTTCCATCCTCGATGAGCGCGTGCTCAACGGTTTGAAAGAAACCTACAACTCCTTGGGTGTACCCATCGCTGCTACTGTACAAGCTATTCAAGCAATCAAAGAAGTGACTGCTAGCCTAGTTGGTGCAGATGCTGGTAAGGAAATGGGTGTTTACCTCGACTACATCTCCTCTGGCTTGAGCTAA
- a CDS encoding phycobilisome linker polypeptide, whose translation MRMFKVTACVPSQTRIRTQRELQNTYFTKLVPYENWFREQQRIMKMGGKIVKVELATGRPGTNTGLL comes from the coding sequence ATGCGCATGTTCAAAGTTACGGCTTGTGTTCCTAGCCAAACTCGGATTCGTACTCAGCGGGAGCTACAGAACACTTATTTCACTAAGCTAGTTCCCTACGAAAATTGGTTCCGCGAGCAACAACGCATCATGAAAATGGGCGGCAAGATCGTTAAGGTTGAGTTGGCGACTGGCAGACCTGGAACCAACACTGGCCTCCTCTAA
- a CDS encoding FtsW/RodA/SpoVE family cell cycle protein, whose protein sequence is MNLRYLIPFFDTSAQSWALEARLLRWLTFLWLMVGLAALFSASYPVADADFGDGLYYFKRQILWILVGLVGFNLLVHSPLRYALGMAHWFVVLMLGLIFATLVPGLGTTVNGATRWLALGPVPIQPSELMKPFLVLQSARLFGQWNRFSPTYRWTWLAIFAAVLAGILLQPNLSTTALCGITLWLIAMAAGIPYAYLGGTALGGLLLATLSISIKEYQRRRVISFLNPWADPAQDGYQLIQSLLAVGSGGVWGTGFGLSQQKLFYLPIQYTDFIFAVFAEEFGFIGSLLLLLLLGVYGTLGLYVALKARKIVHQLVAIGAVILMVGQSLLNIGVATGALPTTGLPFPLFSYGGSSMIASLLAAGLLIRVARESSEAEVVSLSEQRLSAKT, encoded by the coding sequence GTGAATCTTCGCTATCTGATTCCATTTTTTGACACGTCTGCACAGAGTTGGGCTTTAGAGGCTCGCCTGCTGCGGTGGCTAACTTTTTTATGGTTGATGGTTGGGCTAGCAGCCTTATTTTCTGCCTCTTATCCCGTTGCAGATGCAGATTTTGGCGATGGGCTTTATTACTTTAAACGCCAAATTCTCTGGATTTTAGTGGGTTTAGTGGGATTTAACCTACTGGTGCATTCTCCGCTGCGCTATGCCTTGGGTATGGCTCATTGGTTTGTAGTGTTAATGCTAGGGCTAATTTTTGCTACTTTAGTGCCGGGTCTAGGTACAACCGTAAATGGTGCAACTCGTTGGTTGGCCTTGGGGCCTGTGCCGATACAACCATCGGAGTTGATGAAGCCATTTTTGGTGTTGCAAAGTGCGCGTCTGTTTGGGCAGTGGAACCGTTTTAGTCCTACTTACCGATGGACTTGGCTGGCTATTTTTGCTGCTGTGTTGGCTGGCATTTTGCTGCAACCTAACTTGAGCACCACGGCGCTGTGTGGCATTACCCTTTGGCTGATTGCCATGGCAGCGGGTATTCCTTACGCTTACTTGGGGGGGACTGCTTTAGGAGGGCTGCTTTTAGCCACACTGAGTATCAGTATTAAAGAGTATCAGCGGCGGCGAGTCATTTCTTTTTTGAATCCTTGGGCAGACCCTGCTCAAGATGGTTACCAGTTGATTCAAAGCTTATTGGCTGTTGGTTCTGGAGGAGTTTGGGGGACAGGCTTTGGGCTGTCGCAACAGAAGCTCTTTTACTTACCCATTCAGTACACAGATTTTATTTTTGCCGTCTTTGCGGAAGAATTTGGGTTTATTGGCAGCTTGCTGTTGTTGCTGTTGCTGGGAGTCTACGGCACGTTGGGTCTGTATGTTGCCCTAAAAGCTCGTAAAATTGTGCATCAACTGGTCGCGATCGGAGCCGTCATTTTGATGGTAGGACAGTCGCTCCTCAATATTGGTGTGGCGACGGGGGCTCTACCCACAACAGGTCTACCCTTTCCGTTGTTTAGCTATGGTGGCAGTTCTATGATTGCTAGTCTCCTAGCGGCGGGTTTGTTAATTCGGGTAGCGCGTGAAAGTAGTGAAGCCGAGGTTGTCTCACTATCAGAACAGCGACTTTCAGCTAAAACTTGA
- a CDS encoding cytochrome c biogenesis protein CcdA: protein MIELLRTQLYQLEQFANHLVSTQLTHLTVTSVVVIFLAGLLTSLTPCMLSMLPITIGYIGGYEAKSRWQAALQSTWFSLGLATTLAGLGIVATALGQVYGQVGLGLPVVVSAIAILMGLNLLEALPLQLPSFDGFELIPSDLPPGVRAYLLGLTFGLVASPCSTPVLATLLGWVSTTHKPVMGGVLLLAYTVGYSAPLILAGTFTASIKKLLELRRWSSWITPASGALLVGFGVFSLLFRFLPTATF, encoded by the coding sequence ATGATTGAATTATTGCGGACCCAACTGTACCAACTAGAACAATTTGCCAACCATCTCGTTTCGACACAGTTGACCCATCTGACGGTGACGAGTGTTGTAGTCATTTTTCTGGCTGGACTCCTGACTAGTTTGACTCCCTGTATGCTGTCAATGCTGCCGATTACCATCGGTTACATTGGAGGCTACGAAGCCAAAAGCCGATGGCAGGCAGCTCTGCAATCGACTTGGTTTTCTTTGGGCTTAGCGACTACTTTGGCGGGTTTGGGCATTGTTGCAACGGCTTTAGGTCAGGTTTATGGTCAAGTTGGTCTTGGCTTACCTGTTGTTGTTAGTGCGATCGCCATCCTGATGGGGTTGAATCTCCTAGAAGCCCTGCCTCTCCAACTGCCTTCATTTGATGGTTTTGAGCTAATTCCTTCAGATTTGCCGCCCGGTGTCCGTGCCTATCTCTTGGGCTTAACCTTTGGTTTGGTGGCTTCTCCCTGTAGCACTCCAGTCTTGGCTACTTTACTAGGATGGGTTTCTACCACCCACAAACCAGTCATGGGAGGAGTGCTGCTCTTGGCTTATACAGTAGGCTACTCAGCTCCGCTAATTTTGGCAGGTACCTTCACAGCTTCGATCAAAAAGTTACTAGAACTCCGTCGCTGGTCTAGTTGGATTACCCCTGCCAGTGGAGCCTTGCTGGTTGGATTTGGAGTTTTTTCGCTGCTATTTCGTTTTCTGCCCACCGCAACCTTTTAG
- a CDS encoding cytochrome c biogenesis protein — MTTDNTFLSKILDLRTGPQRFFQKELLPLLADLRLAIVLLLAIAVASISGTVIEQGQSIAFYQANYPEDPALFGFLTWKVLLTVGLDHVYRTWWFLAILILFGGSLTACTFTRQFPALKAARQWKFYEQPRQFQKLALSAELETGSLEALVPLLEKQRYKVFQEGEKLYARKGLVGRIGPIVVHASMLLILVGAIWGAMTGFMAQEMIPSGTTFKIQNIVDAGPWAGAQVPKDWSVRVNRFWIDYTPEGAIDQFYSDLSVLDSQGQEIKRKTIHVNEPLRHKGVTLYQADWAIAVAQVRLNKSPVFRLPMGKLETGGAGRIWGTWVPTKPDLSAGVSLVAKDLQGMLLIYDIQGKLVATVRSGMAVDVNGVTLSVVDLIGSTGLQIKADPGIPAVYAGFGLLMLSVMMSYVSHSQVWALQKEGRFYVGGRTNRAQVAFERELLEILDRLSQPTSTTAESAIATESLTPSAR, encoded by the coding sequence ATGACTACAGACAATACATTTCTATCTAAAATTTTGGATTTAAGGACTGGTCCTCAACGCTTCTTTCAAAAAGAATTGCTGCCGCTGCTAGCAGACTTGCGGTTAGCCATTGTTCTGCTCTTAGCGATCGCGGTAGCAAGCATCTCCGGTACCGTGATTGAACAGGGTCAATCGATCGCCTTTTATCAAGCGAACTATCCAGAAGATCCAGCGCTGTTTGGCTTTCTTACCTGGAAAGTGCTCCTGACGGTAGGGCTAGATCATGTTTACCGGACTTGGTGGTTTTTGGCGATCCTCATTTTGTTTGGGGGCAGTCTGACTGCTTGTACGTTTACTCGCCAATTTCCGGCGCTTAAAGCAGCGCGACAATGGAAGTTTTATGAGCAGCCTCGCCAGTTCCAAAAGCTAGCTCTGAGTGCGGAGTTGGAAACAGGTTCTCTAGAAGCTTTAGTTCCTCTTTTGGAAAAGCAACGCTACAAGGTTTTTCAAGAAGGAGAAAAGCTGTATGCCCGCAAAGGATTGGTAGGGCGGATTGGCCCGATTGTGGTGCATGCCAGCATGTTACTCATCCTGGTGGGGGCCATTTGGGGAGCCATGACTGGCTTTATGGCCCAAGAAATGATTCCCAGTGGTACCACATTTAAGATTCAAAACATTGTAGATGCGGGGCCTTGGGCGGGGGCACAGGTACCTAAGGATTGGTCAGTCCGGGTGAATCGCTTCTGGATTGACTATACGCCCGAGGGCGCGATCGATCAGTTTTATTCAGACTTGTCAGTGCTAGACAGTCAAGGACAGGAAATCAAGCGTAAGACGATCCATGTGAACGAACCGCTCCGGCATAAGGGCGTGACTCTGTATCAGGCGGATTGGGCGATCGCGGTTGCTCAAGTCCGACTCAACAAAAGTCCGGTGTTTCGCTTGCCGATGGGTAAGCTAGAAACAGGCGGTGCAGGCCGTATTTGGGGAACCTGGGTGCCCACCAAGCCCGATCTGAGCGCTGGTGTGTCCCTGGTCGCCAAAGATCTACAAGGTATGCTGCTGATTTATGACATTCAAGGCAAGCTCGTTGCCACCGTTCGCTCTGGGATGGCGGTCGATGTGAATGGAGTAACCCTCTCTGTTGTGGATTTAATTGGGAGTACAGGTCTACAAATTAAGGCTGATCCAGGAATTCCTGCGGTCTACGCTGGATTTGGGCTGCTGATGTTGAGCGTCATGATGAGCTATGTCTCTCACTCGCAAGTTTGGGCTTTGCAGAAAGAGGGTCGCTTTTATGTCGGCGGCAGAACTAACCGGGCTCAGGTTGCCTTTGAGCGAGAGTTGCTAGAGATTCTCGATCGCCTTAGTCAACCCACCTCTACAACTGCTGAGTCTGCGATCGCCACCGAATCTCTAACTCCATCCGCTCGTTAA
- the queF gene encoding preQ(1) synthase translates to MVFELDATDEPVSQVKYGERQIDEGQLITFPNPRLGRRYDVSITLPEFTCKCPFSGYPDFATIHITYVPDQRVVELKALKLYINSYRDRYISHEESINQILDDFVAAADPLEVRIKGDFNPRGNVHTVVEVHHQKDH, encoded by the coding sequence ATGGTATTTGAGCTTGATGCGACTGATGAGCCCGTATCTCAGGTGAAGTACGGAGAACGGCAGATCGATGAAGGACAACTGATTACCTTTCCCAATCCCCGACTGGGGCGACGTTACGATGTCAGCATCACCTTGCCAGAATTTACTTGCAAGTGTCCGTTTTCGGGATATCCTGACTTCGCCACCATTCATATCACCTATGTTCCGGATCAGCGAGTGGTAGAGCTAAAAGCGCTGAAGCTATACATCAATAGCTACCGCGATCGCTATATTTCCCACGAAGAATCCATCAACCAAATTCTGGATGATTTTGTCGCCGCTGCTGATCCTTTAGAAGTCCGAATCAAGGGTGATTTTAACCCTCGTGGTAATGTCCACACGGTTGTTGAAGTACATCATCAAAAAGATCACTGA
- a CDS encoding P-II family nitrogen regulator, which translates to MKKVEAIIRPFKLDEVKIALVNAGIVGMTVSEVRGFGRQKGQTERYRGSEYTVEFLQKLKVEIVVEDDQVDMVVEKIITAARTGEIGDGKIFISPVEQIIRIRTGEKNLEAI; encoded by the coding sequence TTGAAAAAAGTTGAAGCGATTATTCGGCCTTTTAAGCTCGATGAAGTCAAAATTGCGCTGGTCAATGCAGGCATCGTAGGGATGACGGTCTCTGAAGTTCGTGGCTTTGGGCGGCAGAAAGGGCAAACCGAGCGCTATCGCGGTTCTGAATACACGGTTGAGTTTCTACAGAAGCTCAAAGTGGAAATTGTGGTGGAAGATGACCAAGTGGACATGGTGGTTGAGAAGATCATCACCGCTGCTCGGACGGGAGAAATTGGGGATGGCAAAATCTTTATCTCTCCAGTTGAGCAAATTATTCGCATTCGGACTGGAGAAAAAAATCTAGAAGCGATTTGA
- the rdgB gene encoding RdgB/HAM1 family non-canonical purine NTP pyrophosphatase — MRPLIVATGNPGKLREMQEYLAGSNWDLQLKPAELDVEETGDTFLANACLKATEIAQATGEWAIADDSGLEVEALESAPGVYSARYGKTDRERIERLLIELGSELNRQAQFVCVVVVARPDGSIALQAEGVCRGEILHAPRGTGGFGYDPVFYVPEKHLTFAEMPPEVKRSLSHRGKAFATLIPKLRSL, encoded by the coding sequence ATGAGACCCCTGATTGTAGCCACTGGCAATCCTGGCAAGCTGCGAGAAATGCAAGAATACCTAGCTGGTTCCAACTGGGACTTACAACTCAAACCAGCTGAACTCGACGTAGAGGAAACCGGGGATACCTTTCTTGCTAACGCTTGCCTCAAAGCGACTGAAATCGCTCAAGCCACGGGAGAATGGGCGATCGCGGATGATTCCGGTTTAGAAGTAGAAGCCTTAGAAAGCGCACCTGGCGTTTACTCCGCTCGCTATGGCAAAACAGACCGAGAGCGAATAGAACGGTTGCTCATCGAACTCGGCAGTGAGCTGAATCGCCAAGCCCAATTCGTTTGTGTGGTGGTCGTAGCTCGTCCGGATGGCTCGATCGCGCTGCAAGCAGAAGGAGTTTGCCGAGGAGAAATTCTACATGCCCCTCGCGGTACGGGCGGATTTGGCTACGATCCAGTGTTTTATGTACCCGAAAAGCACCTCACGTTTGCAGAGATGCCCCCAGAGGTGAAGCGATCGCTGAGCCACCGAGGCAAAGCGTTTGCTACTTTAATCCCAAAATTGCGATCGCTCTAA